A window from Bosea sp. ANAM02 encodes these proteins:
- a CDS encoding DUF2585 family protein, whose product MTLADRLPTETRASWATNRLGPTALVLAAALLIAGVAAILLWMGREPICKCGNIKLWQGTVISSENSQHIADWYTFSHIIHGFLFYGLFWLIRRVTGLPISFGLALLLSILLEGAWEIAENTDAVINHYRSATISLDYYGDSVLNSVCDILSMVLGFFFARFAPVWLTVTSALGMELIVGWLIRDNLTLNVIMLLWPMDWIKAWQGGA is encoded by the coding sequence ATGACGCTCGCCGATCGCCTCCCTACTGAGACCCGTGCGAGCTGGGCGACCAACCGGCTCGGCCCCACCGCGCTCGTTCTGGCCGCCGCGCTGCTGATCGCCGGCGTCGCCGCGATCCTGCTCTGGATGGGCCGCGAGCCGATCTGCAAATGCGGAAACATCAAGCTCTGGCAGGGCACGGTGATCTCCTCCGAGAACTCCCAGCACATCGCCGACTGGTACACCTTCTCCCACATCATCCACGGCTTCCTGTTCTACGGGCTGTTCTGGTTGATCCGCCGCGTCACCGGTCTGCCGATCTCCTTCGGCCTCGCGCTGCTGCTCTCGATCCTGCTCGAAGGCGCCTGGGAGATCGCCGAGAACACCGATGCCGTCATCAACCACTACCGCTCGGCGACGATCTCGCTCGATTATTACGGCGACAGCGTCCTGAATTCGGTCTGCGACATCCTTTCGATGGTGCTGGGCTTCTTCTTTGCCCGTTTCGCGCCGGTCTGGCTGACGGTGACCAGCGCATTGGGGATGGAGCTGATCGTCGGCTGGCTGATCCGCGACAACCTCACCCTCAACGTCATCATGCTGCTCTGGCCGATGGACTGGATCAAAGCCTGGCAGGGCGGGGCCTGA
- a CDS encoding HisS family protein, with protein sequence MSADKTAPAKLKARQPRGFVDRGPADVAATERMLSVIRESFSVYGFDPVETPFVEYTDALGKFLPDQDRPNEGVFSFQDDDEQWLSLRYDLTAPLARYVAENFDALPKPYRSYRVGYVFRNEKPGPGRFRQFMQFDADIVGSGTVAGDAEICMLAADTMEKLGIRRGDYVVKINHRGLLDGVLESIGVTQFEQKLTVLRAIDKHDKVGDDGVFDLLTIGRTDQSGDFTKGAGLHSGQAEALTRSLFGGALIVGWFADFSGDHGRPMSDMHKHGEGGTFYDNYSVTREIRSWPLANYEVRKACDEIDEIIALCESAGYGSTRIQFAPSVVRGLEYYTGPVYEVELTFPVTNEDGQVVRFGSVAGGGRYDGLVGRFRPEPVPATGFSIGVSRLFSALKAVKSPIVDSRNELPLVVVTAMDNKSPEFMPGYQAMVSALRQARDADGKPLARADLYLGSSGFNAQMKYADRRGAICAIIQGSSEREAGTVVIKDLILGAELAAASRDVKDSAEHKAKQAEAQFAVPVAELVEGVKRVLARHA encoded by the coding sequence ATGTCCGCCGACAAGACAGCCCCTGCCAAGCTGAAGGCCCGCCAGCCGCGCGGCTTCGTCGATCGCGGCCCGGCCGATGTCGCCGCCACCGAGCGCATGCTCTCCGTCATCCGCGAGAGCTTCTCGGTCTATGGCTTCGATCCCGTGGAGACGCCCTTCGTCGAGTACACCGACGCGCTCGGCAAGTTCCTGCCGGATCAGGATCGGCCGAACGAAGGCGTCTTCTCCTTTCAGGACGATGACGAGCAATGGCTCTCGCTGCGCTACGACCTGACGGCGCCGCTCGCCCGCTATGTCGCCGAGAATTTCGACGCGCTGCCGAAACCCTATCGCAGCTATCGCGTCGGCTATGTCTTCCGCAACGAGAAGCCAGGGCCGGGCCGCTTCCGCCAGTTCATGCAGTTCGACGCCGATATCGTCGGCTCGGGCACCGTCGCGGGCGATGCCGAGATCTGCATGCTTGCCGCCGACACGATGGAAAAGCTCGGCATCAGGCGCGGCGACTATGTCGTCAAAATCAACCATCGCGGCTTGCTGGATGGCGTTCTAGAATCAATCGGTGTGACTCAGTTCGAACAGAAACTGACCGTGCTTCGAGCGATCGATAAGCATGACAAGGTCGGGGACGACGGAGTGTTCGACCTGCTAACAATTGGTCGGACGGATCAGAGTGGCGATTTTACAAAGGGCGCTGGTCTGCACAGCGGTCAGGCAGAGGCGCTAACTCGCTCTTTGTTTGGAGGGGCCTTGATCGTTGGATGGTTCGCCGATTTTTCGGGCGATCACGGTCGTCCGATGTCCGACATGCACAAGCACGGAGAGGGTGGGACTTTTTATGACAATTACTCGGTAACACGAGAAATCCGGAGCTGGCCACTGGCGAACTATGAAGTTCGCAAAGCCTGCGATGAGATCGATGAAATTATCGCACTCTGCGAAAGTGCTGGATACGGAAGCACGAGAATTCAGTTCGCTCCCTCCGTCGTCCGCGGCCTCGAATACTATACCGGCCCGGTCTACGAGGTGGAATTGACCTTCCCGGTCACGAACGAAGACGGGCAGGTCGTGCGCTTCGGCTCGGTCGCGGGCGGCGGGCGCTATGACGGTCTCGTCGGTCGCTTCCGGCCCGAGCCCGTGCCGGCGACCGGCTTCTCGATCGGCGTCTCCCGGCTGTTCTCGGCGCTGAAGGCGGTGAAGTCACCGATCGTCGACAGCCGGAACGAACTCCCGCTCGTCGTGGTCACCGCGATGGACAACAAGTCGCCGGAATTCATGCCGGGCTATCAGGCGATGGTCTCGGCGCTGCGGCAGGCGAGGGATGCTGATGGCAAGCCGCTGGCGCGCGCCGATCTCTATCTGGGTAGCTCCGGCTTCAACGCCCAGATGAAATATGCCGACCGCCGCGGCGCGATCTGTGCGATCATCCAGGGCTCGTCGGAGCGCGAGGCCGGCACGGTCGTGATCAAGGACCTGATCCTCGGCGCCGAGCTCGCCGCCGCGAGCCGCGACGTCAAGGATTCCGCCGAGCACAAGGCCAAGCAGGCCGAAGCCCAGTTCGCCGTGCCGGTCGCCGAGCTGGTCGAGGGCGTGAAGCGGGTGCTGGCGCGACACGCTTGA
- the hisG gene encoding ATP phosphoribosyltransferase: MPDNDAPLVLAVPSKGRLQENATAFFGRAGLKFVKSRGERDYRGAIAGVDGAEVAFLSASEIVAQLSSGAAHIGITGEDLVREQLSDADAAVEMLTPLGFGHANVVVAVPQAWIDVRTMADLDDVASAMRARHGKKLRVATKYVNLTRRFFAEHGLADYRIVESLGATEGAPAAGTAEIVVDITTTGATLSANALKVLDDGVMLASEANLVASMQAPWGERAKAAARTILSRIAAEEEGRTLREVRARLDLAADALVALEERFGARLPFGAPAVGTPLTLHCPDKAVFALVEHLDGLGADDVTVSAPAYVFRRANRLLERLNARI; encoded by the coding sequence ATGCCGGATAACGACGCCCCGCTCGTCCTCGCCGTCCCCTCGAAAGGCCGCCTGCAGGAGAATGCCACCGCCTTTTTCGGCCGCGCCGGCCTGAAATTCGTCAAGTCGCGTGGCGAGCGTGACTATCGCGGCGCCATCGCCGGCGTCGATGGCGCTGAAGTGGCCTTCCTCTCGGCCTCCGAGATCGTCGCGCAGCTTTCCTCCGGCGCTGCCCATATCGGCATCACCGGTGAGGATCTCGTTCGCGAGCAGCTCTCGGATGCCGATGCGGCGGTCGAGATGCTGACCCCGCTCGGCTTCGGCCATGCCAATGTCGTCGTCGCCGTGCCGCAGGCCTGGATCGACGTGCGCACCATGGCCGATCTCGACGATGTCGCCTCCGCGATGCGGGCGCGCCACGGCAAGAAGCTGCGCGTCGCGACCAAATACGTGAACCTGACCCGCCGCTTCTTCGCTGAGCACGGCCTCGCCGATTACCGCATCGTCGAAAGCCTCGGCGCGACCGAGGGCGCACCGGCTGCCGGCACGGCCGAGATCGTCGTCGACATCACCACGACCGGCGCCACGCTCTCCGCCAATGCGCTGAAGGTGCTCGACGACGGCGTGATGCTGGCCTCGGAGGCCAATCTCGTCGCTTCGATGCAGGCGCCCTGGGGTGAGCGGGCGAAGGCTGCGGCCAGGACCATCCTGTCGCGGATCGCGGCGGAGGAGGAGGGGCGGACGCTGCGCGAGGTCCGCGCCAGGCTCGATCTCGCTGCGGACGCGCTTGTTGCCTTGGAGGAGCGCTTCGGCGCGCGTTTGCCCTTCGGCGCCCCCGCGGTCGGCACGCCGCTGACGCTGCATTGTCCGGACAAGGCCGTCTTCGCGCTTGTCGAGCATCTCGACGGGCTCGGCGCCGACGATGTGACCGTCAGCGCTCCGGCCTATGTCTTTCGCCGCGCGAACCGCTTGCTGGAGCGGCTGAACGCCCGGATCTGA
- a CDS encoding LysR family transcriptional regulator — translation MDRFGDLDVFAHVVTTKSMSAAGRQLNLSPAVISKRIRRLEERLGVRLLQRTTRQLALTEAGQGFYERVVSILSSIEEAESWVSSGAGQVRGTLRVSAPTSFGRMHVAPHLKRFLDANPLVTVELVLSDAFVDVVGEGFDLAIRIADLQDSSLVAKRLARNHRVLCATPGYLAEHGTPADIAALSRHTLIAHNADHWRLDGPEGPVSVRVNGPLRTNSSEVVREALLGGVGIALRSTWDVGPELKSGALQRVLPAYAVGSRVAIYAVYPSRRHMEQKVRAFVDYLGELYGATPYWDAGLAL, via the coding sequence ATGGACCGGTTCGGCGATCTCGACGTGTTCGCACATGTGGTGACGACCAAGAGCATGTCGGCCGCCGGCCGGCAGCTCAACCTGTCGCCGGCCGTGATCTCGAAGCGCATCCGCCGGCTGGAGGAACGGCTCGGCGTGCGCCTGCTCCAGCGCACGACGCGGCAGCTCGCCCTCACCGAGGCCGGACAGGGTTTCTACGAGCGCGTCGTCTCGATCCTGTCCTCGATCGAGGAAGCGGAGTCCTGGGTGTCGAGCGGCGCCGGCCAGGTGCGCGGCACGCTGCGCGTTTCGGCGCCGACCTCCTTCGGCCGGATGCATGTCGCGCCGCATCTCAAGCGCTTCCTCGACGCCAACCCGCTGGTGACCGTCGAACTCGTGCTGAGCGACGCCTTCGTCGACGTCGTCGGCGAGGGGTTCGACCTGGCGATCCGCATCGCGGACCTGCAGGATTCGAGCCTCGTGGCCAAAAGACTCGCCCGCAATCACCGGGTGCTCTGCGCGACGCCGGGCTATCTTGCCGAACATGGCACCCCGGCCGATATCGCCGCGCTGTCGCGCCATACCCTGATCGCCCATAACGCCGACCATTGGCGGCTCGACGGTCCGGAAGGCCCGGTCTCTGTGCGGGTCAACGGCCCGCTGCGCACCAATTCGAGCGAGGTCGTGCGCGAGGCGCTGCTGGGCGGCGTCGGCATCGCCCTGCGCTCGACCTGGGATGTCGGGCCGGAACTCAAGTCGGGCGCGCTGCAACGGGTCCTGCCGGCCTATGCGGTCGGCTCGCGCGTCGCGATCTATGCGGTCTATCCGAGCCGCCGGCATATGGAGCAGAAGGTGCGTGCCTTCGTGGACTACCTCGGCGAGCTCTATGGCGCCACGCCCTATTGGGATGCGGGGCTTGCGCTGTAG
- the glcF gene encoding glycolate oxidase subunit GlcF gives MQTNFTPERLASDPRMPASEKILRTCVHCGFCTATCPTYLLLGDELDSPRGRIYLIKDMLENGKPATEEVVKHVDRCLSCLSCMSTCPSGVHYMHLVDHARAHIEETYTRSWHDRLLRKVLAAILPYPGRFRAAMLMALIGKPLAPVLGVIPVIGSRLKAMLALAPARLPTRSAMEGPQSFPPPAERKRRVALLSGCAQPVLDPAINEATIRLLNRHGVEVVLPKGEGCCGALVHHMGQEHDALSFARRNIDAWMAEVDGEGLDAILITASGCGTTIKDYGFMFRNEQAYAEKAAKVSGLAKDVTEFLETLELAPVRDVAMPIAYHSACSMQHGQQLKDGPKRLLSGAGFKVREVPEGHICCGSAGVYNILQPEIAGKLRERKIGNIERTKPMLVATGNIGCMTQLAKGFADKGATTPVVHTAELLDWATGGPLPEKLARAGIADRPLRGQALAAAE, from the coding sequence ATGCAGACGAACTTCACCCCTGAGCGCCTCGCCTCCGATCCGCGCATGCCGGCTTCGGAGAAGATCCTGCGCACCTGCGTGCATTGCGGCTTCTGCACCGCGACCTGCCCGACTTATCTGCTGCTCGGCGACGAGCTCGATTCCCCCCGCGGGCGCATCTACCTGATCAAGGACATGCTGGAGAACGGCAAGCCCGCCACCGAAGAGGTGGTGAAGCATGTCGACCGCTGCCTCTCCTGCCTTTCCTGCATGTCGACCTGCCCCTCCGGCGTGCACTACATGCACCTCGTCGACCATGCCCGCGCCCATATCGAGGAGACCTACACGCGCTCCTGGCATGACCGCCTGTTGCGCAAGGTGCTGGCGGCGATCCTGCCCTATCCCGGCCGCTTCCGCGCCGCGATGCTGATGGCGCTGATTGGTAAGCCGCTCGCTCCGGTACTGGGTGTCATCCCGGTCATCGGCTCGCGCCTGAAGGCGATGCTGGCGCTGGCGCCGGCGCGCCTGCCGACACGCTCCGCCATGGAGGGCCCGCAAAGCTTCCCGCCGCCGGCCGAGCGCAAGCGCCGTGTGGCGTTGCTTTCCGGCTGCGCCCAGCCGGTGCTCGATCCCGCGATCAACGAGGCGACGATCCGCCTGCTCAACCGTCATGGCGTCGAGGTCGTGCTGCCGAAGGGGGAGGGCTGCTGCGGCGCGCTCGTCCACCATATGGGGCAGGAGCACGATGCCCTCTCCTTCGCCCGCAGGAACATCGACGCCTGGATGGCGGAGGTGGACGGCGAGGGGCTCGACGCGATCCTGATCACGGCCTCCGGCTGTGGCACGACGATCAAGGATTACGGCTTCATGTTCCGCAACGAGCAGGCCTATGCCGAGAAGGCGGCGAAGGTCTCAGGCTTGGCCAAGGACGTCACCGAATTCCTGGAGACGCTGGAACTCGCTCCCGTCCGTGATGTCGCGATGCCGATCGCCTATCATTCGGCCTGCTCGATGCAGCACGGCCAGCAGCTCAAGGACGGGCCGAAGCGCCTGCTGTCGGGCGCCGGCTTCAAGGTCAGGGAGGTACCGGAGGGCCATATCTGCTGCGGCTCGGCCGGCGTCTACAACATCCTCCAGCCCGAGATCGCGGGGAAGCTGCGCGAGCGCAAGATCGGCAATATCGAGCGGACGAAGCCGATGCTGGTCGCGACCGGCAATATCGGCTGCATGACCCAGCTCGCGAAAGGCTTTGCCGACAAGGGCGCGACCACGCCGGTCGTGCACACGGCCGAACTGCTCGACTGGGCGACCGGCGGGCCGCTGCCGGAGAAATTGGCGCGGGCGGGAATCGCGGACCGGCCGTTGCGTGGGCAGGCACTGGCGGCGGCCGAGTAG
- a CDS encoding ATP phosphoribosyltransferase regulatory subunit has product MPASRASIETVIALFAGEGYAHAEPAILQPAEFFLDLSGEDIRRRIFMTQDADGRDWCLRPEYTIPVALDHIASGSTEPAAYAYAGPVFRMRSGEPGEFLQAGLESFGRDDFTAADAEIMALAIEATALLGLAEPRIVMGDVAVLGALLDGLNVPQGARRRLVRAVVQGRGTDAVDALDPPAAEGEAAHAGLLKALEGQDPKAARAFVEDVLSIAGISTVGGRSAADIAERFLARAAERENPVNGDVKALLAQVLAVSGDPDAASASLRALADQASLDIGRQLDAFDERTGFLAARGVDIGAIRFSAGFARNLDYYTGFIFELHDTARGDGKPVAGGGRYDNVLGRLGASRPCPAVGASLWLDRLTGDAA; this is encoded by the coding sequence GTGCCCGCAAGCCGCGCCAGCATCGAGACCGTGATCGCGCTCTTCGCCGGCGAGGGCTACGCCCATGCCGAGCCGGCGATCCTGCAGCCGGCCGAATTCTTCCTCGATCTCTCCGGCGAGGATATCCGCCGCCGCATCTTCATGACGCAGGATGCCGACGGCCGTGACTGGTGCCTGCGGCCCGAATATACCATCCCCGTCGCGCTCGATCACATCGCCTCGGGCTCCACGGAGCCTGCGGCCTACGCCTATGCCGGCCCGGTCTTCCGGATGCGCTCGGGCGAGCCGGGCGAGTTCCTGCAGGCCGGCCTCGAATCCTTCGGTCGTGACGATTTCACCGCCGCAGATGCCGAGATCATGGCGCTGGCCATCGAGGCGACGGCCCTGCTCGGCTTGGCCGAGCCGCGCATCGTCATGGGCGATGTCGCCGTGCTCGGCGCGCTGCTCGATGGATTGAACGTGCCGCAGGGCGCCCGCCGCCGGCTGGTCCGTGCCGTGGTTCAGGGCAGGGGCACGGACGCCGTCGATGCGCTCGATCCCCCGGCCGCCGAAGGCGAGGCCGCCCATGCCGGCCTGCTCAAGGCGCTGGAGGGGCAGGACCCCAAGGCCGCGCGCGCCTTCGTCGAGGACGTGCTGTCGATCGCCGGGATATCGACCGTCGGCGGGCGCTCCGCCGCCGATATCGCCGAGCGCTTCCTGGCGCGCGCCGCCGAGCGCGAGAACCCGGTCAATGGCGACGTCAAGGCGCTGCTGGCGCAGGTGCTCGCCGTCTCCGGCGATCCCGATGCCGCTTCCGCCTCGTTGCGGGCGCTCGCCGATCAGGCCTCGCTCGATATCGGCCGCCAGCTCGACGCCTTCGACGAGCGCACCGGTTTCCTCGCAGCGCGGGGCGTCGATATCGGCGCGATCCGCTTCTCGGCGGGCTTCGCCCGCAATCTCGATTATTATACCGGCTTCATCTTCGAGCTTCACGACACGGCTCGCGGCGACGGCAAGCCCGTGGCCGGAGGCGGCCGCTATGACAACGTCCTCGGGCGTCTCGGCGCGAGCCGGCCTTGCCCCGCCGTCGGCGCTTCGCTCTGGCTCGACCGCCTGACGGGAGATGCCGCATGA
- a CDS encoding FAD-linked oxidase C-terminal domain-containing protein, with the protein MSAIAFPAPDAGILARRETIIAGLARLVPPQALITSDDERRPYETDALTAYRRMPLAVVLPSTTQEVAAVLRYCREEGVPVVPRGSGTSLAGGAIPQEDAVVIGVSKMNRILEIDYANRVARVEAGVTNLAVTGAVSAEGFFYAPDPSSQLACSIGGNIGMNSGGAHCLKYGVTTNNVLGVTMVMLDGSVVEIGGCHLDSPGYDLLGLINGSEGQLGIVTEATVRILRAAEGARPVLFGFPTSEQAGAAVAAIIGAGIIPVAMEFMDKPAIEICEAFAKAGYPMDVEALLIIEVEGSDDEMDAQLARIVAIAREHGVSTVKESKSAMEAAAIWKGRKSAFGATGRIADYICMDGTIPTGQLPHVLRRMDEIVKGYGLRVANVFHAGDGNLHPLILYNCNDPVEAQKAEDAGMDILKLCVEVGGCLTGEHGVGIEKRDLMTFQFNPEDLAQQMRVRAVFDERWLLNPAKVFPLEGRVAA; encoded by the coding sequence ATGAGCGCGATAGCCTTTCCGGCACCGGATGCCGGCATCCTCGCCCGCCGCGAAACGATCATCGCCGGGCTTGCGCGACTCGTCCCGCCGCAGGCGCTGATCACCAGTGACGACGAGCGCCGCCCCTATGAAACCGACGCACTGACAGCCTATCGCCGCATGCCGCTCGCTGTCGTCCTGCCCTCGACGACGCAGGAGGTGGCGGCTGTCCTGCGCTATTGCCGGGAGGAGGGCGTGCCGGTGGTGCCGCGCGGCTCCGGCACCTCGCTCGCCGGCGGCGCGATTCCGCAGGAGGACGCGGTCGTGATCGGCGTCTCCAAGATGAACCGCATCCTCGAGATCGACTACGCCAACCGCGTCGCGCGGGTCGAGGCCGGCGTCACCAATCTCGCGGTCACCGGCGCGGTCTCGGCCGAGGGCTTCTTCTACGCGCCGGATCCGTCCTCGCAGCTCGCCTGCTCGATCGGCGGCAATATCGGCATGAACTCGGGCGGGGCGCATTGCCTGAAATACGGCGTCACCACCAACAACGTGCTCGGCGTGACCATGGTCATGCTCGACGGCTCGGTTGTTGAAATCGGCGGCTGCCACCTCGATTCCCCGGGCTACGACCTGCTCGGCCTGATCAACGGCTCGGAAGGTCAGCTCGGCATCGTCACCGAGGCGACGGTGCGCATCCTGCGTGCGGCCGAGGGCGCCCGCCCCGTGCTCTTCGGCTTCCCGACCAGCGAGCAGGCGGGCGCGGCGGTTGCCGCGATCATCGGCGCCGGCATCATCCCGGTCGCAATGGAATTCATGGACAAGCCGGCGATCGAGATCTGCGAGGCTTTCGCCAAGGCCGGCTACCCGATGGATGTCGAGGCGCTGCTGATCATCGAGGTCGAGGGTTCCGACGACGAGATGGACGCCCAGCTCGCCCGCATCGTCGCCATCGCGAGGGAGCACGGTGTCTCGACCGTCAAGGAATCGAAATCGGCGATGGAGGCGGCGGCGATCTGGAAGGGCCGCAAATCCGCCTTCGGCGCCACCGGTCGCATCGCCGACTATATCTGCATGGACGGAACGATCCCGACCGGGCAACTGCCCCATGTGCTTCGGCGCATGGACGAGATCGTGAAGGGCTATGGGCTTCGCGTCGCCAATGTCTTCCACGCCGGCGACGGCAATCTCCATCCGCTGATCCTCTATAACTGCAACGATCCCGTCGAGGCGCAGAAGGCCGAGGATGCCGGCATGGACATTCTCAAGCTCTGCGTCGAGGTCGGCGGCTGCCTCACCGGCGAGCACGGCGTCGGCATCGAGAAGCGCGACCTGATGACCTTCCAGTTCAATCCCGAGGACCTCGCCCAGCAGATGCGGGTGAGGGCGGTGTTCGACGAGCGCTGGCTGCTCAACCCGGCGAAGGTCTTCCCGCTGGAAGGCAGGGTGGCGGCGTGA
- a CDS encoding GIY-YIG nuclease family protein, protein MNLEPSFAYIVTNKPRGTLYLGVTADLVRRVSEHKQVAGRSFTARYNLDKLVWFEVFGEIERAIQRETSLKRRSREWKIKLIEMGNPGWRDLFEDIPPPSFSAEA, encoded by the coding sequence GTGAATCTCGAACCGTCCTTCGCCTACATTGTTACGAACAAGCCGCGTGGCACGCTGTATCTCGGTGTGACGGCAGATTTGGTTCGGCGCGTCAGTGAGCATAAGCAAGTCGCTGGGCGTTCTTTCACGGCTCGCTATAATCTGGACAAGCTTGTTTGGTTCGAGGTCTTCGGTGAGATCGAGCGAGCCATTCAGCGGGAAACGAGCCTCAAGCGCCGGTCCAGAGAATGGAAGATCAAGCTGATAGAAATGGGCAATCCGGGCTGGCGTGACCTGTTCGAGGATATTCCCCCGCCGTCATTCTCGGCCGAAGCGTAA
- a CDS encoding GIY-YIG nuclease family protein: MPFHVYLLASGQHGTPFLGVTRDLARRVYEHKSKVTPGFSRKCGVSRLVWYEEHQTAREAIDREKDIKKWRRDWKVRLIEENNPLWADLYPLLAQ, from the coding sequence TTGCCGTTTCACGTTTATCTGCTGGCGAGCGGCCAGCATGGAACCCCGTTTCTCGGCGTGACACGGGACCTTGCCCGCCGTGTCTACGAGCACAAAAGCAAAGTTACGCCAGGGTTTTCTCGGAAATGTGGGGTGAGTCGGCTGGTCTGGTACGAGGAGCATCAGACAGCGCGGGAAGCGATCGATCGCGAGAAGGACATCAAGAAGTGGCGCCGCGACTGGAAAGTCAGGCTGATCGAAGAGAACAATCCGCTTTGGGCCGATCTCTATCCGCTTCTGGCGCAATGA
- a CDS encoding FAD-binding protein, translating to MIVHTPTTEAQACAVVKSVVDSAVPLTLRGGGTRSGLGRPAQAASTLSSAGLTGITLYEAAEMVIAARAGTPLSLVQDTLAERGQMLPFEPMDHRALYGSEGEPTIGAVAACNISGPRRINAGAARDSLIGVRLVNGRGEMIKSGGRVMKNVTGLDLVKLLGGSHGTLGFLTEVTFRVLPRPERVLTLQWSGLSDKVGVALLAKALGSPFEPMAAAHLPARIAGEEALTLLRLENFSDSIDYRAGELALLLDDYGVPERLEGAAPTALWTDIRDAAFFAGSDEAVWRLSLAPTIGPRAVAAIARMIPAARWFYDWGGGLVWLGVPPYGDAGAAAIRAALKPLGGHATLVRAPDAIRAAVDVFQPLAEPLMRVTVGIKKSFDPAGIFEPGRIYAGI from the coding sequence ATGATCGTCCACACGCCCACCACCGAGGCGCAGGCCTGCGCCGTCGTGAAGTCGGTCGTCGACAGCGCCGTGCCGCTCACCTTGCGCGGCGGCGGCACGCGCTCTGGACTCGGCCGTCCGGCCCAGGCCGCGAGCACGCTTTCCAGCGCGGGCCTCACCGGCATCACCCTCTACGAGGCGGCGGAGATGGTCATCGCCGCCCGCGCCGGCACGCCGCTTTCGCTGGTGCAGGACACCCTCGCCGAGCGTGGCCAGATGCTGCCTTTCGAGCCGATGGACCACCGCGCGCTCTATGGCAGCGAGGGCGAGCCGACGATCGGCGCCGTCGCCGCCTGCAACATCTCCGGCCCGCGCCGGATCAATGCCGGTGCCGCCCGCGACTCCCTGATCGGCGTCCGGCTGGTCAATGGCCGCGGCGAGATGATCAAGTCGGGCGGGCGGGTTATGAAGAACGTCACCGGCCTGGATCTCGTGAAGCTGCTCGGCGGCAGTCACGGCACGCTCGGCTTCCTCACCGAGGTCACCTTCCGCGTGCTGCCGCGTCCGGAGCGCGTCCTCACGCTGCAATGGAGCGGCCTGTCCGACAAAGTGGGAGTTGCGCTGCTGGCGAAAGCGCTGGGCTCGCCCTTCGAGCCGATGGCGGCGGCGCATCTGCCGGCCCGGATCGCTGGCGAGGAGGCGCTGACCCTGCTGCGGTTGGAGAATTTTTCGGACTCGATCGATTACCGCGCCGGTGAACTCGCCCTGCTGCTCGACGATTATGGCGTGCCCGAGCGCCTCGAAGGAGCCGCGCCGACCGCGCTCTGGACCGATATCCGCGATGCCGCCTTCTTCGCCGGCAGCGATGAGGCGGTCTGGCGGCTCTCGCTTGCCCCGACCATTGGCCCGAGGGCCGTTGCTGCGATCGCGCGGATGATCCCGGCCGCGCGCTGGTTCTACGACTGGGGCGGAGGACTGGTCTGGCTCGGGGTTCCTCCCTATGGCGATGCCGGCGCCGCCGCGATCCGCGCCGCGCTGAAGCCGCTCGGCGGCCATGCGACGCTGGTGCGGGCGCCCGATGCGATCCGCGCGGCGGTCGACGTGTTCCAGCCATTGGCCGAGCCGCTGATGCGGGTAACCGTCGGCATCAAGAAGAGCTTCGATCCCGCCGGCATCTTCGAGCCCGGCCGGATCTATGCGGGGATCTGA